TTTAGTTCGGCATACCAATGGTTATGGAGCGGTGCTGCCATTCTGACTGCTGTCTATTTCCTTTATACGATGATGAAATTCTCGATGCTTCGGACGATCCGTTCGTCGTAATGGATACATGGCGTCAAATCACTAACATGAAAAGAGGTCCTTTCCCGAATATATACTGGGAAACGGACCTCTTTCGTTCAATGAATGTAGAACGCTACAATTCATCCGCGACTCCTACAGGAAAAGAAAGTGCTATCGGCACTTTCTTCAGGGATGGATCAGACCCGGCAAATCGCATAAAGTGCGAGATGCCGCGGCTGATTTCCCGCCTGAGGAAAGCGCGGATGGTAGTAGCGTTCGTTTCGTTATACATCAGACCTAACGTCATTTCTTTCTCTATTTCAATCATTCCAATGCTTCCTGCAGTTGAACTTGAACTTCTTTCAACGACTTATCTGTCGGATGCCAGTAATAGATGCCGTCCGACTCGATGCCCCCTTCTCCGTCAAGCGACAACGTCTCGACGTTTCGTAAAGCATCCCGGTAGTCCGTCGCAACGGTCCGCGCAACAGAGAACGGTACGTTCGTCTTGACGTTTTTCCCAAGTGCTTCAAGGACCGCGTTGAAACGACGAATCGAGAAGTCTTCTGTCATCTTATCAGCGACCGCCTGAACGACTTGCCGTTGACGAATTTGTCGTCCGAAATCTCCGCGTGGATCATCATAGCGCATCCGCGCATAGGCAAGTGCTTCCTTCCCGTTCAGCGACAGTTCTCCTTTTGGGAACTGCATCTCGTAATATGAGAAATTGATATCGTTCTCGACGGTGACGCCATCGACGGCATTGACAAGATCCGTAAAGCCGTCTAGATTGATTTCCGCAAAGTAGTCGATCCGAATATCAAGCAGGTGGCTGACCGTATCGAGTGCCATCTGTGGACCACCAAAGGCATACGCATGGTTGATTTTATCGTTCGATCCATTGCCGATGATCGCTGTCTTCAAATCACGCGGAATGCTGATCATCTGACTTTTATTCGTCTTTGGGTCAACCGTCACGACGATGATCGTATCACTGCGTCCTGTCTCATTTTTCCGTTGGTCGACGCCGAGTAAGAGAAACGAAAGTCCTTTTTTCTGTTCGACGGCCTTCTCTGTCTCGACGCTCGCCTTGACGGGCACTTGCACTTGAACTTCTTTCATCGTCTGACTCGCTTTATGATACACATATCCGCCTGAACCGAAGAGAAGGAGCAGGCATATCCCCGTTAGTGTCAACACGATCCATTTCCACTTCTTCATCATCCATTCTCCTTTTCTTCGTTCTAAATCAGGACGGTCTCTGCGCTTCAAGTACAAGCAAGGCATTGCGCCAGCTACCGAACAAGGCGGTGATGACACCGATGCTTGGTGCATCACGACCGATGCTGAACCGTTGGTAACTTGCGATCGTCAGATGTTCCGTTTCTTGCGCGGCTGCAGCAAGTACGTCGAGTACCTCTTCTTCTCGCCAGCGTTTCCGCGGGAATTCGATGCCGATGATTTCAAGGGCGTTTGACCAAGAGCCGTACCGGCGAGCAATCGTTGCGACGGTCGGACGATTTTGACCAGCCGCCCACTTCGTGTAGGTCTGGCTCGTCAAGACCGGCAAGGCACCTTGCGCTTCAAGTAATGACTCGATGATTCGTTGTTCCATTTCTTGTACGCGTTCCTTCAAGATATCTGCTTCTGACAATGCTTGCTGCCACGAGTTGAATTGATGGACGATATCCGTCAGGCTAGGTGCTTGCTTCTGCTGAGCCCATTCGCGGTACGTCGCGCTCGTGAAAGGATCGAGTTCCTCTCGTGCCTGACGCAAAGCGTCAATGATTTCCGATTTCGTGAACGTCAAGCGGGCATGCCCGATGCCAGCTCGTTCCAAGGCGATTTGCCACGATCCAAATAGCATCAAGATTTCCGCGACGCTTGGATGCGTAGTATTCAGTTGCCAGCGGAAATAGGTATTGGCCGTCAATTCATTCTTCCCGTTCGCAGCGAGACGGAGTGCGTGGATCGCTTCCTCCATATCGCGCATGACGATGTCCCCTTCCCATATATTCATGACTGGACGTTCCGGCGTACGGTCGTCTGCAAGGCTTGACGAACGTTTCGGATGACGACGGCTTGTTCGGTGAATGTCATTTGTGAAGCAGACGGAAGGCAGATACCGTCTTCAAACAAGCGACGGCTGACATCCATCCCTTCTGCTGTGACGAATGGTACGTCTCGGTAAACGGGCTGTAAGTGCATCGGTTTCCAAACCGGACGGGATTCCGCATTCGCTTGTTGCAGCGTCTGAATCATCGCATCACGTTGCGCTTGACCACCCGGTAAGAGGAAGGCACTGAGCCAACGATTGGCGAATGTCCCAGACTGTTCGACTTGCGACGTGACGCCGACCGGTGCAAAGGCACGGTCGTAGCGATCAAAGATGTTCCGCCGTGCCTCGACACGTTGATCGAGCACCTCCAGCTGTCCCCGTCCGATACCAGCAGCGACATTACTCATCCGGTAATTGTAGCCAACTTCCGTATGCTCATAATGTAAGACCGGTTGGCGTGCCTGTGTTCCAAGATAAAAGGCGCGTTCGATCAAAGCGGGATCATTTGCGACAAGCATCCCGCCACCTGAGGTCGTGATGATTTTATTGCCATTGAAGGAATAGATCCCGCACGTCCCGAACGTTCCGGTCATCCGCCCGTTGACGCGTGTCCCAAGCGATTCTGCTGCGTCTTCAATCAACGGAACATCGTACTCTTCACAGAGAGCCGCGATCTCCTCGATTTGCGCTGCGACGCCGTACAGATGAACGACGATGACCGCTTTTGGAAGTTTTCCTCGCGTTGCTGCCTGCAATAACGCCCGACGAAGTGCAGCGGGTGACATGTTCCACGTCTCTTCTTCCGAATCGATCAACACCGGTTGCGCTCCGACGTAGCGGATCGGATTCGTCGAAGCGATGAACGTCAAGGACTGACAGAAGACATCATCTCCGGCAGTGACACCAAGTGTTGCGAGTGCTAAGTGGATCGCCGCCGTGCCACTGCTCGTCGCAAGTGTGGCGCCAGCTCCTGTATACGTCTGCATATCGCGTTCGAAGGCATCGACGTTCGGTCCGAGTGGTGCAACCCAGTTCGTCTCGAGTGCTTCCGTAACGTAACGTGCTTCCTGACCACTTAAGTGCGGGATGGAGAGCGGGATGTGTTTCATGATGTTTCCTCCCTTCGAGGTGACAGCTGACGGATTGGCGTTCGGTAGAGCGGAAACCATTGACCTGTCTCGACTTCTGGATGTTGTCGTTCGAATTGTCGCGCGAGCCGTTCGTAGATCGTCGCATCAAGAATCGATGTACCGAGACCGAAGAACGTCAGATTCGCTTCGCCAAAAGAGCGTTTATAAGCGAGTAAGCTATCCTCGTCGGACCGTGTCGTTCCTCCACCGAGGTGAAGGACTTGAAAACCAGCTTGTTTCGCCCAGCGGATCATCTCTGCGAATAACAGATGATTCGGCCGAAGAGCCAAGTAGGCAGGATCCGAGGCACCGAGATGGTAGTGCGCGAATTGTCGACCCGTTAGTACGATGCATCCAGCGATGATATGCCCGTCTTGTTCGGCAAGCAAGAGGACGTTGTTGATCCGTCCTTCTGCGAAGTGGTCGAAGTAGTTCTGGTCGAAGTAATACCGTGCATCGGCATGATGTTTGTCCATCGTCATCTGATAGAGACGCGCGAAGTCCTGGTATTCTTCCGGACGTCCAAGGCGAATCGTAACGCCTTCGCGACGTGCCTTCCGGATGTTGCGTCGTGTCATCTGTGAAAATCCGCCTTCGATCGTCTCAAACGGATCGGTCAGTTCGAGTGTCACAGTCGGTTGCAAGATATTCGTATGATGACACCAATATTGCCCGAGTTCTTGATTGTGCAAAAGTGGATGAAAGCGAACCGTCTCGGTAACGATCCCTGTTTCGTTGCAGTACCGTTCGAATCGCTCACGCGCTTCGCGAATTTGATCGAGCGACCAGATGCCCGTGAAGTAAGGGCCACCGTATCCATATGGTGTCGTAATGTCTTCAAAGAGTGTCCCTGGAATCCGTCGCCGCAAGTACGGATAGATCAACGTCCCGAACTCCGTCGGATAATAAAAGAGTTCAGGAATCTCATCGTGCTCTTTTGCGAGTTCGAAGTAAGCATATTCGTAATAACAATCAAGTTGATAGGTCGTAACGAGTGCGTCCCATTCGCGGGGATCCCGAATCAACCGTTCATCGCTTAGCGACATCATGGGGAACACCTCCGTCGAGACCCTTGAACTCACCCATGCCAGTCTGGTGAGCCGTCGAGTTCCCTTCTGACGAGATAACCATCTTGAACGTCTTGAACAAGATATAGAGATCGAGTCGGAACGTATGGTGTGCTGCGTACCATTGATCTTGCTCGAGGCGTTGTTGCCACGTCGTTGCGTTCCGTCCGTGAATTTGCGCCCAGCCCGTCAGACCAGGTAAGACGTCGTGACGCGTCATCTGCTCTTTCGTATAGTGGTTCAAGTAGCTGACGAGTAAAGGACGTGGTCCGACGAAACTCATCTGTCCACGGAGGATGTTGACGAACTGCGGGATCTCATCGAGACTCAAGCGACGGATCCACTCGAGCGATGCTGGAATCCGGTCCGCGTCCGGTAGGAGTTGTCCTTCAGCATCCATTTCGTTCGTCATCGTGCGGAACTTATAGATTTTGAACAGCTCCCCCTTATAGCCAGGGCGGACCTGATTGAAGAAGATCGGTCGTCCGAGTTTCGTATAGATGACTAAAGCGACGACGGCATAAACAGGAACTAGGATGAGGATGGCGATGAGACTAACCGTGAAGTCGAATATGCGTTTCATGATGACGTCCTCCTTTTACATAGCTGAAAAGAGATCAAGTTGTCGTTTGATGACGTCGGCTTCGTTGAAATGTTTCATGGCACGGTCAAATCCGTTCCGTCCCATCTCGTTGGAACGGTCCGGGTGTTCGACGAGTGTGTTCATCCGTTTGGCAAGTTTTTTGACGTCGTGGACTTCAACGAGATACCCCGTTTTCCCCTCGACGACTTCTTCGCGGCAGCCCCGGATGTTTGTTGCGATGACCGGTTTTGCACTCGCCATCGCTTCGATGATCGAACGTGGTACCCCTTCGCGATGCGACGGTAAGACGAAGGCATCGACTTGCTGGAACAAGGTCGGCACATCTTCGACGAATCCAAGATAGTCGACGTTTGGAATCTCGCGAATCCGTCGTAAGAATAAGTGTTTCGTCGTCTGATCCCGCTCGCTTGCCATCATCTCACCGGCAATGACGAGGCGGGCTTCCGGGTGACGATAGACGACATCCTCGAACGCATCAAGGAGTTCGAGAATCCCCTTCTCTTCGACGATCCGACCAATGAATAAAAAGGTGAACGGTGCGCCTGCTTCACGCGGGCGTGGATAGAAACGCGTTAAGTCGATCCCATTTCCAAGGTGCATCAGGCGAGTATTCGCTTTGAAGCGTTTGCGCTGAGCGAGCTGATAATCTTCTTCACTCTGGAGGAGCAAATAATCGGTTGCAAAACGTGCCAGCCACTTCTCGACGGAGTACGTCAGCTGATACGTCATTCGCCCCATCTTCTCGTGGAAGTAAAAACCGTGTGCTGTATAGACGATGTGCTTCGTTCCGGCCCGCTTCGCGGCGACCCGACCGAGGGCGGCGGCGACCGGTGTGTGGACATGGACGGCGTCGTAGCCGTCCTCCTTCAAGATTCGTGTGATTTCACGGATCGTCCGCCAGTTACTCGTCCAGTCAATCCGGCGCTCAATCGGAATGTCGTGCATCCGAAAGCCTTTGGCTGCGAGTTTGACGGAGGCTCCCGTATCAGCACAGGCAATGCCGACGTCGTGTCCGGCATTTTGTAAAGCGAGTAAGAGCGGCTGCAACATCGTCTCTGCCGTCGTATCAAGAGCACAGACTTGAAGAATTTTTAGAGGCGCCATACGTGAACCCCCTCTGGCTGTTCTGCTCGTGGTAACATCCCTTTGATGTCGACGACAATGCCGCGTCCGACTTTTAATAAGTGTTGCGCAAGATTCCAGCCACCCTCGACGTATTCTTCGTGTGAGACAGCAAAGATGACGACGTCGGCTGGTTTGAGTTCGCTCATCTCGAGCAAGTCGATCCCGTACTCGCGTTTTGCTTCACTCTTTTCGACGAGTCGATCCGTCACTTGGACGTCGATCCCGAACTCTTCGATTTCGCGGACGAGATTCGCGACTTTCGAGTTACGGATGTCGCTGACGTTTTCCTTGAACGATAAGCCGAGAATCGTAACGCGCGCGCCGAGGACCGGCATATTTTGTTTAATCAAGTTCTTGACGAGTGCCGTTGCGATGAAACGTCCCATCGTATCGTTGATTCGGCGACCAGCGAGGATGACTTCCGGATGATAACCGAGGGACTCGGCTTTCATCGTCAGATAGAATGGATCGACACCGATACAATGCCCACCGACGAGACCTGGTCGAAACGGGAGGAAGTTCCATTTCGTGCCGGCTGCTTCGAGGACTTCAAGCGTATCGATGTCCATCCGGTCGAAGATGATCGCTAATTCGTTCATCAAGGCGATGTTGAGATCACGTTGTGTGTTTTCGATGATTTTCGCAGCTTCCGCGACCTTGATCGACGAGGCCCGGTGAACACCAGCTTCAACGACCGCTTCGTAGACTTCAGCGACGATGTCGAGCGTCTGTTCATCCTGGGCAGAGACGATTTTTTTGATCGTCTTGAACGTATGCTCGTGATCGCCCGGGTTGATCCGTTCCGGTGAGTAACCGACGAAGAAGTCGACGCCAGCACGTAATCCGGATGCTTCTTCAAGAACCGGAATACAATCTTCTTCTGTCGCTCCTGGGTAAACCGTCGACTCGTAGACGACGATGTCGCCTTTATTGAGTTGGCGACCGACGAGATGAGAAGCGCGTAGGAGCGGCGTTAAATCCGGTTGATTCTGCGCATTGATCGGTGTCGGAACGGCGATGATGATGAAGTCGCTCGCTTGTAGCGCCGCTGGATCAGAGACGTAGTCGACGGTTACGTTCTTCAACGTGAACGGACTGAGTTCGAGCGTCGCGTCGATCCCTTCTTGTAGTTCTTGAACGCGTTGTTCCTTGATATCAAAGCCGACGACGTCTGTTTTTTCGCCAAAGGCGACGGCGACAGGAAGTCCGACGTATCCGAGTCCGACGACGGCAATCGAACGGTTGGCAACGGGAAGTGCACCGGTATGGGCTGCTGTCGTATCTACGATGTGTTTGACTGCCTTGTTCATGGTGGGTTCCTCCTATTTCATCGACTGTTTGACGATCAACGTTTTTCCGTTCGGTTCTTGTTTGACTTGTTCGACTGGCTCGAGAACGATCTTCATCTCGGAGCCGAGTAGCTTGCGCATCTCGTTTAAGAGGATCTGTTCGTGTTTCGGATGGAAACGTTTCGTATCTGGAATATAACGAAGTGTCACGTAATCGAGCGTGTGCTGCTCAACTTGGAGTCGTAAGACCGAATTCGGAAGTTCACGGGCAATCGTCGTGATATCCCCTTCAAACACCTTGCCCCGCTTTTCGCTGACGATATAACTCGTTCCCCGTCCATCAATCGAAGCGATGACCGGTCCGTTTAAGCCACAGCTGCAGGTCTCGTCACTCAGCGTCATTCGGTCACCGATCCGGTATCGAATCAGCGGTGTCCCACGTGTCGTAAAACACGTGACGACGACTTCTCCGTCCTCTCCATACGGTTCGATGATGCCTGTTTCATGGTGGAGATGTAGTTTTCGATGACTACATTCCGAGATGATTGGAGCACCTTCTGAAGAACCGTATTGATCGAAGACCGGTGCGCGGAAGGCTTCTTCGAGTACGGAGCGCATCTCTTCTGTTACCGTCTCAGACGTCGGGAAGATGGCAATCAGCGGAATATCCAGCTGAATGTGATGCTTCAGCATATAACGGGCGATTTCGACCATCGCTGTCGGTGTACCATCGAGTGCTCGCGGCTGGAATCGATTTAGCTCCTCGATGTAGGCTGGGAAATTTTCCTCCTTCATATGAAAGATTGAGACGAGTAATTGATTGAGCGGTCGATTCATCCGCCAGAAGATTGGTTTCTTTTGATCGACAGCTGTTAGCGTCCGACCGGTGAAGCTCGCCCGACGCATCCCAGCGTGAAAACCATGGCGTTCCTTGAAGTAGTCGAGGTGTGCCATCCGTTCTTGAACATCCTCGCGCATGAATGCCACTTGGAGTGACTTCCCGCTCGTTCCTCCTGTTCGTCCCCGGACCGGTGCATCGACGCGGGACATGAACGCATCGTTGTTTTGGCGGAGCGTCTCTTTTTCAAGGATCGGAATCGTCTTCAACTGGTCGAGTGACGTCAACGGTAATTGGATCTCGTGTTCGTGAAAGAGATGTGTATAGTACGGTGTATGCGTCACGACGAAAGCGAGAAAGGCATTCAGGCGATCGAGTTGTTCTGCTTTATAGTCCTGCGTCCGGTCCTTCATCCGGAGTTCCTTCATCTTTTGCTCATAAAAGGAACCGTAACGTTCTTGCATCAACTTGCGACCGTATAACGATGTCAGCCAGTTTTGGATGAAGATCGGAGAGCGGTAGTAGAATTCCTCTTTAAGCGCCATCTTGGATTTCCTCCTTCAGCAAGTAGTGACTCTCATACCAGTCGATGAATGCATTAACTCCCGCTTCGACCGTCGTCTGTGGTCGGTAGCCGATCGTCTCGAACAAGGAAGTGACGTCAGCAAAGCTTTCTGGAACGTCACCTGGTTGAAGCGGCATCCCATTTTTAATTGCCGTCTTCCCGAGACGCCGTTCAATCAAGGCGACAAATTCGTTCAGTCGAATTGGGCTGTGACTGCCGATGTTGTAGACACGGTACGGAACATTGCTGCGATCCGGCAACGGATTTGAAGCATCGAACGCTTCGTCGACTTGCGGTTCAGTCTGGAACAGGCGATAGATGCTTTCGATGATGTCGTCGACGTAAGTGAAGTCTCGCCCCATCTCGCCGTAGTTGTAGAGATCAATCGGTTCGCCCTTCGCAATCGCCTCTGTGAACTTGAACAATGCCATATCCGGGCGTCCCCACGGACCGTAGACGCTGAAGAAGCGAAGGCCTGTCGTCTTAATCCCGTAAAGGCTGCTGTAGGTGTGTGCCATCAGTTCATTCGCTTTTTTTGAGGCGGCGTAAAGACTTAGCGGATGATCGACGGCATCCGTCGTCGCGAACGGCATCTTCGTATTCGATCCGTAGACGGAACTTGAGGAAGCGTAGATCAATTGTTCAACTGGATGATGCCTACAGGCTTCAAGAATCGAGAGAAAACCGACGATATTTGACGTCATGTAGACGTCCGGTCGATCGATGCTGTATCGTACGCCTGCTTGTGCTGCCAGATGGAGAACGAGATCGATTGATTCCTGTTCAAAGATCCGCGCGACGGCTGCCGTCTCTTCGAGTGAGACCCGGTAAAACGTGTAGTTCGTTCCGAGTTCAGCGAGCCGGGCTTCTTTTAACGTCGGGTCGTAATAGTCGTTCACTTCATCGAGTCCGATGACTCGGTAACCCTCCCGGATGAAACGACGTGCGGCGTGAAATCCAATGAAGCCTGCGATACCTGTAATTAAGATCGTTTTATTCAGCACGGTGTTCGACCTCCTCGAAGTAGTGGCGCGCTTGTAAGCGCATGTAGTGAACGGATGTGTAGACGATGAGTAACATCGGGAACAACTTATACCGGTGTCGAATGGCCGTTCCGACATTGCCGGTTCCTAGACCGAAGATGACGGCGTTGAGAGCAAAGAGAAGGAAAAAGAAGAAGAGGACGCTGCCGAACGGATGCTGACGGATCAGTTTAAAGGACCGGACGATCGCAAAACAGGCGATGAAGTAGAAGATGGCATCAAGGAAGAAGATTAGAATGTTCATGACGCTCGACCATTGCCACGGGAACGGTGAGAACAGGAAGTAAATCGTCCGGATCGGTGAGTAGAGAATCATGTCAGCTGGACCCGTCACCGTCAATCCGTTCAGATAAGCGGAGCCGCCACGGTCGTAACTCATTCCGCTGAACAACTGGCCGTTTTCTGAGACGTGGGTGAACTTCGCGAACAAGACGTCTTGGAAGCTATAGACGATGAAGCCGACGACCAGTACTTGAAAGATCAGTCGCTGCACCTTCGTCGGTTCAAAATTCATTCGTCGTGACTCGTGACTGTAAAACGAGAAGTAGACGAGTAAGACGATGATGCCAACAGCAAGACCGGAGTGGAACATCGTACTGACGAAGTAGCCGAGATACGCGAGAATCATAGACCAGCCGGACTTCTCTTCCGTCCAGCGCACCATGTAGTAGAGCGTGTAGACGATACCAAGGGCGACGATTTGGTCGCGTAAGAGAATTGGCGAGAGCAACAATCCTTGCGGGAAGAACGCGAAGATCAATGTCGCTCCGAACACGTAGCGTTCCGGTAAGCGTAACCGTTGCAGTGTCTTCGCGAGGATGACGACGGCGACGACGCCGAGGATGACGTTTAAGAACTGAGCGAGTATCCGTTCTGGACCAAACATCAGGTAGAAGATTCCGAGAAACTTAGAATAGGTGCCGCGGACGACATCATTGAAGGTCGACGGATCGGTGAAGATTTGGACACCTTCGAGATGAAAGGCTTCGGTATCGTCACCACTGTGTGGTGGTAAGCGAAAGAATTCGAGATCGATGAACATCAGGACCAGTCGGACGAAGAAAGCGGTGATGAAGATAAGAAAGAGTGGCGTCGTCTCTGCCTGACGGAGCAGATAATAAAGAAACAACACCGAGTTGATGAGCAGCAAGGCGGTCACGTAGGTGTCCGGGAAGAGCGACCGGGCGAATTGACAAACGAGCGCTTCGAGCACGATGAGTAGTAGGATTGGTCGCATCTTCTTCCCTCCTTAGCTGCTTTGTTCGACGACGAGGGCGACGTCCCGTGGATATAAGGACCGATACAGTGCTGGTAACAGTAGGACGATCTGAGTGACGGCGCAGAGTGTGTAAGCGATCGTCGCTCCGTACAGCCCGTACAGCGGAATCAACAAGCTACACGCGACGAGATTGACGACGACACTGCCGAAGATCGAGATCGTCTGGATCCGAAACTGTTGGAAACCGGTCAGGAGTGCCTGAATGACGGTCGAATTGTAGAAAAAGAGTGAGGCAACCATCATCAAGACGAAAATCAGATGGTACTGAACGAACGAAGCATTGTAGAAAATCGTCAAGCCCCACTTCCCAAAGAAGATCGCTCCGATAATCAACAGGATTCCGACGACGTTCGTCATGACTAACATCGATCGCGTCAACTTCCGCAGTTCTGGCAAACTTTGACGCTCACCGGTCTCAGACGAGAAGTTCGGTAGTAAGACAGCGATCAAGGAGTGTATGAATAGACTTCCGAGTACGAGTAGATAGGCGATACTGGCGTAGTACCCGAGCTCTTCTGTTCCGATTGCGTGCCCGACGAACAATCGCGGGATGTTTGCGTTCAAGGCGATCAGGAGAGCGACGAATCCGAGTGGCATTGCTTTGAGGAACAATTCCTTGCCTGACCGGTACCGTAAGTCAAGCGCTTGGTTGTCAAAACCACGACCGACCCGGCGAATTGTCGGCAAGTCGTATACGAGGAGCATGATCAAGTTCCCAGCAATTAAGGCGAGCACGAAACCGTGAATCGAATGGGTCGTAAAGAGGACGAGTGCTGCGCCCGAGACGTTCAAGAGACTACGGAAAATCTTTGAGACAGCGACTTCCTTGAAAGCGGTGTGTCCTTGCAAGAAACCATATGCGAGGTCTGCGAACGACTCCATGTATTTATTGAGATAAACGAGTAACGTCAGGAGTAAGATGTCCGCTTCACCAAAGAAGTAATAGATACCGAGTAAGACAAACACGCCTGCTGAGAGGAGCGAAAAACGCGTTTTGATGAAGAGCCAGAAGTTCGTCAGCCCAGCCCGTTCTGCCGTCAGGATCGTACTGGCATTGAGCCAACAGAACATGACGATCGGTGCGGTGATGGCAAGGGCGTAGTTGAAATAACCGATGTTGAGCGGTGTGCTCCATTTGATCAGGAGCGTCAAAATCATCCATTGATGCAGTGAATAGGCGGTATCGGCAATGAAGATGAGATTGAAGCGGGACAGCCGGGCTGTTTTCATCGTTTTCCCTCCTCTCTATTTGCGAGCGATCCGCATCGTTGTCGCGACTGGATCGATATCGGTCTCGTTCGTGATCCCTAACAAGTACTGGCGAAGTGCCTCATCCTGTCCAAGCGTTTGGGCAATCTCACGCAAGTACGGGTCGACGGATCCGAAGGGACGTGTCTTACCGACGAGAATTTTGTCGAAGACGAGTTCGTCATGGACCTCAT
This window of the Exiguobacterium acetylicum genome carries:
- a CDS encoding lipid II:glycine glycyltransferase FemX, which gives rise to MMSLSDERLIRDPREWDALVTTYQLDCYYEYAYFELAKEHDEIPELFYYPTEFGTLIYPYLRRRIPGTLFEDITTPYGYGGPYFTGIWSLDQIREARERFERYCNETGIVTETVRFHPLLHNQELGQYWCHHTNILQPTVTLELTDPFETIEGGFSQMTRRNIRKARREGVTIRLGRPEEYQDFARLYQMTMDKHHADARYYFDQNYFDHFAEGRINNVLLLAEQDGHIIAGCIVLTGRQFAHYHLGASDPAYLALRPNHLLFAEMIRWAKQAGFQVLHLGGGTTRSDEDSLLAYKRSFGEANLTFFGLGTSILDATIYERLARQFERQHPEVETGQWFPLYRTPIRQLSPRREETS
- a CDS encoding sugar transferase; the protein is MKRIFDFTVSLIAILILVPVYAVVALVIYTKLGRPIFFNQVRPGYKGELFKIYKFRTMTNEMDAEGQLLPDADRIPASLEWIRRLSLDEIPQFVNILRGQMSFVGPRPLLVSYLNHYTKEQMTRHDVLPGLTGWAQIHGRNATTWQQRLEQDQWYAAHHTFRLDLYILFKTFKMVISSEGNSTAHQTGMGEFKGLDGGVPHDVAKR
- a CDS encoding aminotransferase class I/II-fold pyridoxal phosphate-dependent enzyme, whose protein sequence is MKHIPLSIPHLSGQEARYVTEALETNWVAPLGPNVDAFERDMQTYTGAGATLATSSGTAAIHLALATLGVTAGDDVFCQSLTFIASTNPIRYVGAQPVLIDSEEETWNMSPAALRRALLQAATRGKLPKAVIVVHLYGVAAQIEEIAALCEEYDVPLIEDAAESLGTRVNGRMTGTFGTCGIYSFNGNKIITTSGGGMLVANDPALIERAFYLGTQARQPVLHYEHTEVGYNYRMSNVAAGIGRGQLEVLDQRVEARRNIFDRYDRAFAPVGVTSQVEQSGTFANRWLSAFLLPGGQAQRDAMIQTLQQANAESRPVWKPMHLQPVYRDVPFVTAEGMDVSRRLFEDGICLPSASQMTFTEQAVVIRNVRQALQTTVRRNVQS
- a CDS encoding nucleotide sugar dehydrogenase, whose amino-acid sequence is MNKAVKHIVDTTAAHTGALPVANRSIAVVGLGYVGLPVAVAFGEKTDVVGFDIKEQRVQELQEGIDATLELSPFTLKNVTVDYVSDPAALQASDFIIIAVPTPINAQNQPDLTPLLRASHLVGRQLNKGDIVVYESTVYPGATEEDCIPVLEEASGLRAGVDFFVGYSPERINPGDHEHTFKTIKKIVSAQDEQTLDIVAEVYEAVVEAGVHRASSIKVAEAAKIIENTQRDLNIALMNELAIIFDRMDIDTLEVLEAAGTKWNFLPFRPGLVGGHCIGVDPFYLTMKAESLGYHPEVILAGRRINDTMGRFIATALVKNLIKQNMPVLGARVTILGLSFKENVSDIRNSKVANLVREIEEFGIDVQVTDRLVEKSEAKREYGIDLLEMSELKPADVVIFAVSHEEYVEGGWNLAQHLLKVGRGIVVDIKGMLPRAEQPEGVHVWRL
- a CDS encoding NAD-dependent epimerase, producing the protein MLNKTILITGIAGFIGFHAARRFIREGYRVIGLDEVNDYYDPTLKEARLAELGTNYTFYRVSLEETAAVARIFEQESIDLVLHLAAQAGVRYSIDRPDVYMTSNIVGFLSILEACRHHPVEQLIYASSSSVYGSNTKMPFATTDAVDHPLSLYAASKKANELMAHTYSSLYGIKTTGLRFFSVYGPWGRPDMALFKFTEAIAKGEPIDLYNYGEMGRDFTYVDDIIESIYRLFQTEPQVDEAFDASNPLPDRSNVPYRVYNIGSHSPIRLNEFVALIERRLGKTAIKNGMPLQPGDVPESFADVTSLFETIGYRPQTTVEAGVNAFIDWYESHYLLKEEIQDGA
- a CDS encoding LCP family protein, coding for MKKWKWIVLTLTGICLLLLFGSGGYVYHKASQTMKEVQVQVPVKASVETEKAVEQKKGLSFLLLGVDQRKNETGRSDTIIVVTVDPKTNKSQMISIPRDLKTAIIGNGSNDKINHAYAFGGPQMALDTVSHLLDIRIDYFAEINLDGFTDLVNAVDGVTVENDINFSYYEMQFPKGELSLNGKEALAYARMRYDDPRGDFGRQIRQRQVVQAVADKMTEDFSIRRFNAVLEALGKNVKTNVPFSVARTVATDYRDALRNVETLSLDGEGGIESDGIYYWHPTDKSLKEVQVQLQEALE
- a CDS encoding phenylacetate--CoA ligase family protein, with product MALKEEFYYRSPIFIQNWLTSLYGRKLMQERYGSFYEQKMKELRMKDRTQDYKAEQLDRLNAFLAFVVTHTPYYTHLFHEHEIQLPLTSLDQLKTIPILEKETLRQNNDAFMSRVDAPVRGRTGGTSGKSLQVAFMREDVQERMAHLDYFKERHGFHAGMRRASFTGRTLTAVDQKKPIFWRMNRPLNQLLVSIFHMKEENFPAYIEELNRFQPRALDGTPTAMVEIARYMLKHHIQLDIPLIAIFPTSETVTEEMRSVLEEAFRAPVFDQYGSSEGAPIISECSHRKLHLHHETGIIEPYGEDGEVVVTCFTTRGTPLIRYRIGDRMTLSDETCSCGLNGPVIASIDGRGTSYIVSEKRGKVFEGDITTIARELPNSVLRLQVEQHTLDYVTLRYIPDTKRFHPKHEQILLNEMRKLLGSEMKIVLEPVEQVKQEPNGKTLIVKQSMK
- a CDS encoding glycosyltransferase family 4 protein; translated protein: MAPLKILQVCALDTTAETMLQPLLLALQNAGHDVGIACADTGASVKLAAKGFRMHDIPIERRIDWTSNWRTIREITRILKEDGYDAVHVHTPVAAALGRVAAKRAGTKHIVYTAHGFYFHEKMGRMTYQLTYSVEKWLARFATDYLLLQSEEDYQLAQRKRFKANTRLMHLGNGIDLTRFYPRPREAGAPFTFLFIGRIVEEKGILELLDAFEDVVYRHPEARLVIAGEMMASERDQTTKHLFLRRIREIPNVDYLGFVEDVPTLFQQVDAFVLPSHREGVPRSIIEAMASAKPVIATNIRGCREEVVEGKTGYLVEVHDVKKLAKRMNTLVEHPDRSNEMGRNGFDRAMKHFNEADVIKRQLDLFSAM